CTGAGTGAGGACAGGGTGAgtgaggacaggctgagtgaggacaggctgagtgAGGACAGGGTGAGTGGGGACAGGCTGAgtgaggacaggctgagtgaggacaggctgagtgAGGAACAGGCTGAGTGGGGACAGGCTGAGTGAGGAACAGGCTGAGTGAGGAACAGGCTGAGTGGGGACTGGGTgagtgaggagaggctgagtgaGGGACAGGCTGAGTGGGGACCGGGTGAGTGAGGGACAGGCTGAgtgaggacaggctgagtgGGGACAGGCTGAGTGAGGAACAGGCTGAgtgaggacaggctgagtgAGGACAGACTGAGTGAGGACAGGCTGActgaggacaggctgagtgAGGACAGACTGAgtgaggacaggctgagtgaggacaggctgagtgaggacaggctgagtgGGGACAGGCTGAgtgaggacaggctgagtgGGGACAGGCTGAGCGAGTAACAGGCTGCCTTCCCCTCCCAGATTACTCTCAGAACAGCACCAGCGAGCAGGCCAGCACACCAGAGGTCACCCCATGTCCCCGGGCCATCCCGGGCGACCAGGCCACGGTCAACAACGTCACCTACCTGCTGATCCCCGAGGCCACCCGTGCCCAGCTGGGCAGTGCCATCACCGTCAGGCTCATCCCGTGCCTCTACAGCCTGGTgttcctgctggggctgccggcCAACGCGCTGGCCCTGTGGGTGCTAGCCACCAGGGCCGAGCGCCTGGCCTCCACCGTGTTCCTGATGAACCTGGCCGCCGCCGACCTGCTGCTGGTCTCCGTGCTGCCCTTCAAGATCTCCTACTATTTCCTGGGCAACCACTGGCCCTTCGGGGAAGGGCTGTGCCGCCTCACCACGGCCCTCTTCTACGGCAACATGCACTGCTCCgtgctgctgctcacctgcaTCAGCGTGGATCGCTACCTGGCCGTGGCTCACCCCTTCTCCTCCCGCGCCTTCCGCACTCCCGCCTTGGCCGCGGGCACCTGCGCCGGGGtctggctgtgctctgctgccctgACGCTGCCCCTGACGCTGCAGCAGCAATCCTACCCCCTGCTCGGGGCAGGCCTCACGCTGTGCCACGATGTCCTGCCCCGGCACGAGGACGATGGTTTCTACTTTTATTACTTCGTGGTGCTGGTGGCCTGCGCCTtcctgctgccgctgctgctgctggtgctgagctCGGGCGCGGTGCTGCGCGTCCTCCTGCGCGGGGGCGGCCGCTACGGCCACGCCGCCAAGCTCACGGCCCTCGTGGTCATCACCCTTGTGGTTTTCTATGCCCCCAGCAacgtcctgctgctgcttcactactccagcccctgctccaaGCTGCACGGCCGGCTGTACCTCAGCTACATGGTCAGCCTGGCCCTCAGCACCTTCAACAGCTGTGCTGATCCTTTCGTCTACTACTACGTGTCGGAGGATTTCCGGGAGAAGGTGAGGAGGAGAGTCTTCAGTGGcagcaaaaaaaccaccacttCCCTAAAGACCTCCAAGGAAACGCTGCCCCGGTCCAAGCAGTCGCTGGTGTGAgcctccagcctggctccctgctcccagggctctCATTATGCACACAGTGGGGATAAGAGGAATTCAGCACTGGAATTCCACAAGTTTCACCCAGAACAGCTTTTCCCAGGAGCCAAGTGCTTTCCCTGTCTGCACAGATAAGGATGAATAAACCCAGGCTGTGGGATTCTTTGCCCAGACAAGATGCTGAGTGCTGGACACATCCATCCTTTATTGGGACACTGCCTGCAGCTTCTCAGCTGGTCCCACACCACCAGGGATGTTCCTCCCCATACAGCTGGGTCTGCTGTTCCTAacctggctgctctctgcctgctAGTCCTTGCTCTCTGTCCTTAAATGCATATTCCCTTcccctaaaacaaaaaaaagaaccatCATTGCAAAACCAAATTTCTAAATGTTTCAAAAGCTACTCTCCTGAACTAAACCAGTCTGTCAAAAGAGTGCAGAGTACTGGCTTGTGTAGCAAAAACACTCTTGGCTTGATTTGTCAGCAACCCCTCAGAAATGTTAGCCCACTGTTGGTAAAAGGTGTAAAAATCCCCTTCACTCATCCCTGTTTTTGCAAATCACCCTTGGCATCCATCATTTCTTTGAGGTAAAGGCTGTATTAATGGATTTTGTAAAAAAATGATGTCTCATGAAGGGAAATAGTAAAGTAGGAATGGAGCAAAGCCTCTGGTACTCCACATTTCCTTTGTGTAATGTCACCTACAGCCAAAAGCTGGCTCTGATCAAAGAGGTACtcaggttttttgtttattgGAACCTGCTGCAAATCTGACAAAATGCAGCCTGCTCATCTCTCAGACACAACTAGGGCACAGCCCTGTGAGCAGCCAGGTAGAAAATGAGCAATAAACCTCTTTAGAGCTCCTTAATTCTTTAGTTTTCCCAGCACAACATAAAGCGTGAATAAGAAGCAGAGAGGATTGTCTTAAAAtcagtttttaataaaatatttatcagaATCTAAAACAAACACTTTTCTGGACTCAGACTTGCTAAGATGTGTGTGAACAAACCAACAGCTGGTCAGAGAGCTGTTTGTGTGTACCTGTGGGGGCAAAAGGCAGGGGAAACACAAAGCTGGGCTCTGGGTGCTGGGCACTCAGTCAGAAACAGCAGggactaaaaaaaccccaaagccaggctggtAGAGGTTTTCTAAAGAGTTTCTCTattcaaaataatgaaaaccagGTTATTGTGCATTAAATGTCAACAGTCAGTGTGAGCAAAGCAAGTGCTGGTGTGTTGGGGATGTTCTTCAAGCAAGCTGAACATTCTCCTGGTATTTGCTTTCTACTGAGGCTGATTAAGAAGGGGGGGAAGAGGCAAGACCAAAACACAGGACAAGAAAGAACAAGGGGAActattgctttaaaataaataccatGGTAATGATTACTCTGCATAATGTACagttacaaatatataaatattaatttcctTGAAAGGATTGCAAGCATCAATCACTGATAACTAGCACTGCTGCAGCTATTCAGTCACAGAACTCAATGGAAGAAGCCATTTCTGTGTCTTACAAACCCACTGGcacttttctccttttgcaGTGAGGGACCatcaggaaaagggaaggagaaacaTCTCTCTGACAGAGGGAGGCAAATGTCTCTAAGCCAGAAACaacccaaagcagcagcagcagctgctggccttgCTGGGTTTGGCTTTCCAGCTGGCCtttttcttggagaaaaaaataaaataaaataaaaccaatccTTCTCTCTAAACTGCCTGGCTGAGGTGCACAAAATGGGAGCCTGAGGTGTCCTTGTGctctcagggacaggagggagactgagcagagctgggcctaAGCCTGTGAGTGGCTTTGGGTCTGTTCAGCTGTGTCCAGTGGTGCTCAGGGATCCAGTTTTTGTATTCCAAGCAGGATGTTGAAGAatggaggaaaaataattatgaTTTTTTACCCTAGATAAGAATGAATGATGGTGAcaagaaacatgagctgcaaaTGTGGGACAGGGGAAAGCTCTGGACCCTCAGCTGGGGTGGAGAGAGCAGAGACCTTTATTCCTGTGATGGGGGAAAATTCAACCACAGTTCTGGAACTGCAGGTTCTTTGATTCATTTCCTTAAATAAAATCACCTTTTTAGCCACAAAGAGGAGCTGGTTTGGTGTAGCAAGAGCAGGGGGAGGCAGAGGCTGCCAAGAGCAGAGGAACTGGAAGTGCCA
Above is a window of Passer domesticus isolate bPasDom1 chromosome 21, bPasDom1.hap1, whole genome shotgun sequence DNA encoding:
- the F2RL3 gene encoding proteinase-activated receptor 4, with translation MGTLGNRQLLLCCALWGLCLASDYDDYSQNSTSEQASTPEVTPCPRAIPGDQATVNNVTYLLIPEATRAQLGSAITVRLIPCLYSLVFLLGLPANALALWVLATRAERLASTVFLMNLAAADLLLVSVLPFKISYYFLGNHWPFGEGLCRLTTALFYGNMHCSVLLLTCISVDRYLAVAHPFSSRAFRTPALAAGTCAGVWLCSAALTLPLTLQQQSYPLLGAGLTLCHDVLPRHEDDGFYFYYFVVLVACAFLLPLLLLVLSSGAVLRVLLRGGGRYGHAAKLTALVVITLVVFYAPSNVLLLLHYSSPCSKLHGRLYLSYMVSLALSTFNSCADPFVYYYVSEDFREKVRRRVFSGSKKTTTSLKTSKETLPRSKQSLV